From Penicillium psychrofluorescens genome assembly, chromosome: 6, one genomic window encodes:
- a CDS encoding uncharacterized protein (ID:PFLUO_008576-T1.cds;~source:funannotate): MDPNAGYPTGFPQNQQMPFYPNSIPQYQPNTPQQQPHSFGAMPMQPSPGGVMMPSGFQQSPAPLENFSAPFSQPPVAANMNQFPQPQGTMANTPSTVAQTFSQNMASLSANNMLPNQQKPQPQTSSPQTAPQPMSPAQAQAQAREKARVTTLLDINSTLLQEVVNLQAAGKAGAASNNPNQDTSEQLADAPKAAAQKPSQEYIECMRRLQANLAYLATIADRAKKSGGVAPQAPAIMTPPPNLPVVHELYGKLNELFPRGGKVSEGTPQAKLTPPGMQGNGGPSPSLMSESVV; encoded by the exons ATGGATCCCAATGCCGGATACCCAACGGGTTTCCCGCAGAACCAGCAGATGCCTTTCTACCCGAACTCCATCCCCCAATATCAGCCCAACACAcctcaacaacaaccgcATTCCTTTGGCGCAATGCCCATGCAGCCCAGTCCCGGTGGAGTTATGATGCCCTCCGGGTTCCAACAATCGCCCG CACCCCTTGAGAACTTCTCTGCACCCTTCTCGCAGCCGCCGGTGGCCGCAAACATGAACCAATTCCCGCAGCCACAAGGTACCATGGCCAACACACCGTCCACCGTGGCGCAGACCTTTTCGCAAAACATGGCTTCGCTCTCAGCCAACAACATGCTTCCCAACCAACAAAAACCTCAACCACAGACTTCCTCCCCGCAAACCGCACCTCAGCCCATGTCCCCGGCGCAGGCGCAAGCTCAGGCCCGAGAGAAAGCACGCGTCACGACCCTTCTCGATATCAACTCTACGTTGCTGCAGGAGGTGGTGAATCTTCAAGCCGCGGGCAAGGCCGGGGCGGCGTccaacaaccccaaccaGGACACTTCCGAGCAGTTGGCGGATGCGCCAAAGGCCGCCGCGCAGAAACCGAGTCAGGAATACATCGAGTGTATGCGCCGGCTGCAGGCCAACCTGGCCTACCTGGCGACCATTGCCGACCGCGCAAAGAAATCGGGCGGCGTAGCACCTCAAGCTCCCGCCATCATGACGCCGCCACCCAACCTGCCCGTGGTGCACGAGCTGTACGGCAAACTGAACGAACTGTTCCCCCGGGGAGGCAAAGTCTCGGAGGGCACTCCGCAAGCCAAGCTCACACCACCCGGCATGCAAGGCAACGGCGGGCCCAGTCCTTCATTGATGTCGGAGTCCGTCGTCTGA